One window of the Candidozyma auris chromosome 6, complete sequence genome contains the following:
- the PIR32 gene encoding Pir32p produces the protein MLIKSLLTSFFTSSVLAVWDPASGGDWAKLKPWAQKPDGAVSSLPFPVGIVTVPFQRNEKGQWEEPSLEEPPLWVPDVKEEFEAKWADIHQMKEGQALRAEYWMNEDSQEDDDDDNDDDDEPWELKGPDCEEKNWFDESWRLEHDYDVSDDADCEHSDSDYDSDYDKNANGNVDGFQVHVVPDVALKKRGHGVKKRALQAFKYPVKYSSCSDDGTLVMHLNGGILTDHLDRIGSIVSNHQFQFDGPVPQYGAIYAAGWSVSKDSLLCLGDRTTFYQCSAGDFHKTYDSPIHDECFPVHLEVVRIEGPCDDNF, from the coding sequence atgttgatcaaatctCTCTTaacctccttcttcacttctcTGGTTCTAGCTGTCTGGGACCCCGCTTCAGGCGGTGACTGGGCCAAACTCAAACCCTGGGCCCAAAAACCCGATGGCGCCGTCTCGTCGCTTCCCTTCCCTGTTGGAATAGTCACGGTACCCTTCCAGCGCAACGAAAAAGGTCAATGGGAGGAACCGCTGTTGGAAGAGCCGCCTTTGTGGGTGCCAGACGTAAAGGAAGAGTTTGAGGCGAAGTGGGCAGACATCCACCAGATGAAAGAGGGCCAGGCTTTACGTGCAGAGTACTGGATGAACGAAGATTCCCAGgaggacgacgatgacgataacgatgacgatgacgaaCCTTGGGAGTTGAAGGGTCCTGACTGcgaggaaaaaaattggttCGATGAGCTGTGGCGGTTGGAACACGATTATGATGTTAGTGATGATGCTGACTGTGAGCATTCAGACTCAGACTACGATTCCGACTACGACAAGAACGCCAACGGCAACGTTGACGGCTTCCAAGTTCATGTTGTACCGGATGTTGCCTTGAAAAAACGTGGCCATGGCGTCAAAAAAAGGGCGTTGCAGGCATTCAAATACCCGGTGAAATACAGCAGTTGCTCTGACGACGGCACGCTTGTGATGCACTTGAACGGTGGGATCTTGACCGACCACCTCGACAGAATCGGGAGCATTGTGTCAAACCACCAGTTCCAGTTTGACGGTCCGGTGCCCCAGTACGGTGCCATTTATGCTGCAGGTTGGCTGGTCTCCAAAGACAGCCTCTTGTGCTTGGGCGATAGAACCACGTTCTACCAGTGTCTGGCTGGGGACTTTCACAAAACCTACGACAGCCCAATTCACGACGAATGCTTCCCAGTGCACTTGGAAGTCGTTAGGATCGAAGGCCCTTGCGATGATAACTTCTAG